One region of Parerythrobacter jejuensis genomic DNA includes:
- a CDS encoding TonB-dependent receptor, with protein MHHTLRRAALLSSAALAGFASPAIAETVAESGPERDYLPEEIVVIGTVDEYASEDGSTGTKTPTPLVDVPQTVTFITEDQLEDQSIRQLGEALRYVPGVSLETGEGHRDEIFIRGQETTADFYLDGLRDDAQYYRPLYNIARVEVLKGANALIFGRGGGGGVVNRVSKTAKVGDRFFNGDASVDTFGAFALLADVNQSLSDNVTIRLNGTYEEFNNDRDLYDGRFIGISPTITAELGPDTRLTATYSYDNDSRVVDRGIPALNGLPLPGATEIFFGAPGFNQTDAEVHILRSRIEHEFNGSLSANASIQYADYDKIYANILPRGTDGTTVELSGYQDAQTRQNLIGQANLVWQVDTGALENTFLFGVEASTQDSRNTRSNAIFAGGATRTTTALADVIAVPAFSLGPIIRDRNSELSTFSAYIQDQLSIGGHVEIVAGLRYERFDLETVDALTGTPGNRVDEEVSPRVALILKPQENISFYASYAESFLPQAGDQFFLISPTNATFEPEKFTNYEIGAKWSVKPGLLATASIFRLERSNTRATDPNNTGLTVLTGESRTEGFEINLIGEITPDWHANLGYTYLDGEITSASSFGVQGQRLQQLPKHQISAWNRFDLSERFAVGLGVIYQDEQFASFSNTVTLPDYWRFDAAFYYTLNDQVAFQVNIENLFDETYFPSAHGDNNIQPAEPFSARFGVRVKL; from the coding sequence ATGCACCATACTCTCCGCCGCGCAGCCCTGTTGTCCAGTGCGGCACTCGCCGGATTCGCTTCCCCGGCAATTGCCGAAACTGTGGCTGAAAGCGGGCCGGAGCGGGACTATTTGCCTGAGGAAATCGTCGTCATCGGGACGGTGGACGAGTATGCCTCCGAGGACGGTTCGACCGGCACCAAGACTCCGACACCCTTGGTGGATGTGCCGCAGACTGTCACCTTCATTACCGAGGACCAGTTGGAAGACCAGTCGATCCGCCAGCTCGGTGAGGCATTGCGCTATGTTCCCGGTGTAAGCCTGGAGACCGGCGAAGGGCACCGCGACGAAATCTTCATTCGCGGGCAGGAAACCACGGCGGACTTCTACCTTGATGGCCTGCGTGACGATGCGCAGTATTATCGCCCGCTCTACAACATCGCCCGCGTCGAAGTGCTCAAGGGTGCCAACGCGTTGATCTTCGGGCGCGGCGGCGGCGGCGGTGTGGTCAATCGCGTCAGCAAGACGGCCAAGGTGGGTGACCGTTTCTTCAATGGAGACGCGTCCGTCGATACTTTCGGTGCTTTCGCCTTGCTGGCCGATGTAAACCAGTCGCTATCTGACAATGTCACGATCCGGCTGAATGGCACCTACGAAGAATTCAACAACGACCGTGATCTCTATGATGGCCGATTCATAGGCATTTCGCCAACGATCACGGCGGAACTTGGCCCCGATACCAGGCTGACCGCCACTTACAGTTACGACAACGATTCCCGCGTGGTCGATCGCGGCATTCCGGCTCTCAACGGGTTGCCTTTGCCCGGAGCGACGGAAATCTTTTTTGGTGCGCCCGGCTTCAACCAGACCGATGCAGAAGTGCACATCCTGCGCAGCCGGATCGAACATGAATTCAACGGCAGCCTCAGCGCCAATGCCTCGATCCAGTATGCCGACTACGACAAGATCTACGCCAATATCCTGCCGCGCGGCACCGACGGCACGACAGTGGAATTGAGCGGATACCAGGACGCGCAAACCCGCCAGAACCTGATTGGCCAGGCCAATCTGGTCTGGCAAGTCGATACTGGCGCGCTGGAGAACACTTTCCTGTTCGGGGTAGAAGCGAGCACCCAAGACAGCCGCAACACGCGCAGCAATGCCATTTTCGCAGGCGGCGCCACACGGACGACGACTGCCCTGGCCGACGTGATCGCTGTTCCGGCCTTCTCGCTGGGCCCGATTATCCGGGATCGCAACAGCGAGCTGTCGACCTTCTCTGCCTATATCCAGGACCAACTGAGTATCGGCGGCCATGTCGAGATCGTCGCCGGCCTTCGGTACGAACGGTTTGACCTGGAGACTGTCGACGCCCTTACCGGCACACCGGGCAACCGCGTCGATGAAGAGGTGAGCCCGCGTGTCGCGCTGATCCTGAAGCCGCAGGAGAATATTTCGTTCTACGCTTCCTATGCAGAGAGCTTCCTGCCCCAGGCCGGCGACCAGTTCTTCCTCATCAGCCCGACCAACGCCACCTTCGAGCCGGAAAAGTTCACCAATTACGAAATCGGCGCGAAATGGTCGGTTAAACCCGGCCTGCTGGCGACAGCCTCGATCTTCCGGCTGGAGCGGAGCAATACCCGCGCGACCGATCCCAACAATACCGGCCTGACCGTTCTGACCGGTGAGAGCCGCACCGAAGGGTTCGAGATCAATCTGATCGGCGAGATCACGCCCGACTGGCACGCCAATCTTGGCTACACCTATCTCGACGGCGAGATCACCAGTGCATCCAGCTTCGGCGTGCAAGGCCAGCGTTTGCAGCAATTGCCCAAGCACCAGATTTCAGCCTGGAACCGGTTCGATCTGAGCGAGAGATTCGCAGTCGGCCTGGGCGTCATTTATCAGGACGAGCAGTTCGCCAGCTTCTCCAACACCGTCACCTTGCCGG
- a CDS encoding arsenate reductase family protein: MKATIWHNPKCGTSRKTLAILENLSKVDVTVVEYLKDPPTAEKLAQLYADAGITPAEGLRLRGTDAEERGLPDADAETVLAAMAADPILINRPLVETEKGVRICRPQDTILEIL; encoded by the coding sequence ATGAAAGCGACCATCTGGCACAACCCGAAATGCGGCACCTCGCGCAAGACGCTGGCGATTCTCGAAAACCTGTCCAAAGTGGATGTCACAGTGGTGGAGTACCTCAAGGATCCGCCGACTGCCGAAAAGCTGGCGCAGCTCTATGCCGATGCCGGTATCACGCCCGCCGAGGGATTGCGCCTGCGCGGCACCGATGCGGAAGAGCGCGGCCTGCCCGATGCTGATGCCGAAACGGTGCTGGCCGCGATGGCGGCTGATCCGATCCTGATCAATCGCCCGCTGGTTGAAACGGAGAAGGGCGTTCGGATTTGCAGGCCGCAGGACACGATCCTGGAAATCCTGTGA
- a CDS encoding MFS transporter has product MADADPTQTGLSTLAAAKPPRPISRERLVLLFAVMLVTAAGNTAMQSVMPSIGTALGVQDVWISLAYSWSALLWVLCAPIWAKRSDQRGRKAMMALGMVGFIFSMALCGLVLWFGLLGLLSGLWTLIMFAVCRSLYGAFGSAAPPAVQAYVASRTPRSERTQALSVLASSFGLGTVIGPALAPLLIFPGVGLTGPFIAFSAIGVVTLIALRFRLPNDEPQFAARGKTFDAPFGSAAGRHARDTDDHDDDLESGEMQAYPIAEPPDLKWTDKRLLPWMTAGLLGGHAQAMILGISGFLVLDRLGLRDTPEAGAGPVGIVLMVGAVATLLAQWGLIPTLQMGPRASTLWGMALAVIGVVLFGVAQDLHAIALGFAVASLGFGLYRPGFTAGASLAVTRPEQGQVSGKVASINGASYIYAPALGVLLYGYSEWLGFAVIIAFCVAVFVLGYRSLQSDEFLTRDRT; this is encoded by the coding sequence ATGGCCGACGCCGACCCCACCCAGACAGGGCTTTCCACGCTCGCTGCGGCCAAGCCGCCAAGGCCGATTTCGCGCGAGCGGCTGGTCCTGTTGTTCGCCGTGATGCTGGTCACGGCTGCCGGCAATACGGCGATGCAATCGGTCATGCCGTCTATCGGCACGGCGCTGGGCGTGCAGGATGTCTGGATCAGCTTGGCCTATAGCTGGTCTGCCCTTTTGTGGGTGCTGTGTGCGCCAATCTGGGCCAAGCGTTCCGACCAGCGTGGCCGCAAGGCCATGATGGCGCTGGGGATGGTCGGTTTTATCTTTTCAATGGCGCTGTGCGGGCTGGTTTTGTGGTTCGGCCTGCTCGGATTGTTGTCCGGCCTGTGGACCTTGATCATGTTTGCGGTCTGTCGCTCGCTCTACGGCGCCTTCGGCTCTGCCGCTCCGCCCGCCGTGCAGGCCTATGTCGCCAGCCGCACCCCGCGCAGCGAGCGGACCCAGGCCCTGTCGGTTCTGGCATCGAGCTTTGGCCTGGGCACTGTCATCGGTCCGGCGCTGGCACCACTGCTGATTTTTCCGGGCGTTGGTCTGACCGGTCCCTTCATTGCCTTTTCTGCCATCGGGGTCGTCACCCTAATCGCCCTGCGTTTTCGCTTGCCGAACGACGAACCGCAATTTGCAGCACGCGGGAAGACCTTTGATGCCCCGTTTGGCAGCGCTGCGGGGCGCCATGCCCGCGACACCGATGACCATGATGACGATTTGGAGTCCGGGGAAATGCAGGCCTATCCTATAGCCGAGCCGCCGGACCTTAAGTGGACGGACAAGCGGCTGTTGCCGTGGATGACGGCAGGCCTACTGGGTGGGCATGCCCAAGCCATGATCCTTGGCATTTCCGGTTTCCTGGTGCTGGACCGTCTCGGCCTGCGCGACACGCCCGAAGCAGGGGCGGGCCCTGTTGGCATCGTTCTGATGGTCGGAGCAGTGGCAACTTTGCTGGCACAATGGGGATTGATCCCGACCCTCCAGATGGGGCCGCGCGCTTCGACGCTGTGGGGCATGGCCCTGGCTGTGATCGGAGTGGTCCTGTTCGGCGTTGCGCAGGACCTGCATGCCATCGCGCTTGGCTTTGCCGTCGCCTCGCTCGGCTTTGGCCTCTACCGGCCCGGTTTCACTGCTGGCGCTTCACTGGCCGTCACCCGCCCTGAACAGGGACAGGTGTCGGGCAAGGTCGCCTCGATCAATGGCGCGAGCTACATCTATGCCCCTGCCCTGGGGGTCCTGCTCTACGGTTATTCCGAATGGCTGGGCTTTGCCGTGATTATCGCCTTTTGCGTGGCGGTGTTCGTGCTTGGCTACCGCTCTTTGCAGAGCGACGAGTTCCTGACCCGCGACCGGACCTAG
- a CDS encoding class I SAM-dependent methyltransferase: MLGQWGVFFRGFLEHPRMVGSIIPSSRFTIQRMLGPVDWQRCKLFVEYGPGVGTFCLPVLEHLPGDGRLIAVDTNPLFVDYLNRIITDSRFTAVLGSAEDVEEIVRSAGHDHADYILSGLPFSTLPGGVGERIVASTHRILRPGGAFMAYQFTAAVRDLMRADFARIDSDFEFWNVLPCKLFWGWKS; the protein is encoded by the coding sequence ATGTTGGGCCAATGGGGCGTGTTCTTTCGCGGCTTCCTCGAACATCCGCGCATGGTGGGCTCGATCATCCCGTCTTCGCGCTTCACGATCCAGCGCATGCTGGGCCCAGTCGATTGGCAGCGGTGCAAACTGTTTGTCGAGTACGGCCCCGGCGTCGGGACCTTTTGCCTGCCTGTGCTAGAGCACTTGCCGGGCGACGGACGCCTGATCGCGGTCGACACCAATCCGCTGTTTGTCGACTATCTCAACCGCATAATTACCGATAGCCGTTTCACTGCCGTGCTTGGCTCGGCGGAGGATGTCGAAGAGATCGTGCGATCCGCCGGCCATGACCACGCCGACTATATCCTGTCGGGCCTGCCATTCTCGACCTTGCCGGGCGGAGTGGGTGAGCGGATCGTCGCCTCCACACACCGCATTCTGCGCCCTGGCGGTGCCTTCATGGCGTACCAGTTCACGGCGGCAGTTCGCGACCTGATGCGCGCCGACTTTGCCCGCATCGACAGTGATTTCGAATTCTGGAACGTGTTGCCCTGCAAGCTCTTCTGGGGTTGGAAGAGCTAG
- the lipB gene encoding lipoyl(octanoyl) transferase LipB codes for MENRLTQIEWRADTSQVPYRAALEEMERRNAAIAAGEERELIWLLDHPPVYTAGTSAAADELLDPRFEVVEAGRGGRYTYHGPGQRVGYALLDLRHRGKDVRRFVHALERWVIATLAGFGVESWAVDGRVGIWTTDIDGSEAKIGAIGVRVRRWVTMHGFSVNLDPDLAHFTGIVPCGIEEFGVTSLARLGISLAPEDWDAALRAEAENFLAGLEGETA; via the coding sequence ATGGAAAATCGCCTTACCCAAATTGAATGGCGCGCCGATACGTCGCAGGTCCCATATCGCGCCGCGCTCGAAGAAATGGAGCGCCGCAATGCCGCCATCGCGGCGGGTGAAGAGCGTGAGCTGATCTGGTTGCTGGATCACCCCCCGGTCTACACGGCAGGCACCAGTGCGGCGGCGGATGAACTGCTTGATCCGCGGTTTGAAGTGGTGGAAGCCGGGCGGGGCGGGCGCTATACCTATCACGGGCCGGGTCAGCGCGTAGGATATGCGCTGCTCGATCTGCGTCATCGTGGCAAGGATGTCCGCCGGTTTGTCCATGCGCTCGAACGCTGGGTCATCGCAACGCTCGCCGGATTTGGTGTCGAGAGCTGGGCTGTCGACGGGCGGGTCGGCATCTGGACGACCGATATAGACGGATCGGAGGCCAAGATTGGCGCCATCGGCGTGCGGGTGCGTCGTTGGGTCACGATGCACGGCTTCTCAGTCAATCTCGATCCGGATCTTGCCCATTTCACCGGTATCGTGCCCTGCGGCATCGAAGAATTCGGGGTTACCAGTCTCGCAAGGCTGGGGATTTCGCTTGCGCCAGAGGATTGGGACGCGGCATTGCGAGCCGAAGCAGAGAATTTCCTCGCCGGCCTTGAAGGAGAGACAGCATGA
- a CDS encoding HpcH/HpaI aldolase/citrate lyase family protein has translation MLRSWLLVPADNDAKLAKAAGAGADVVVVDLANVPERSKQEARDRAVLFLNQQSRQLVGKPFERWVRINPVGSMHWKEDLEAVMAVPPNGIVLPRALGPDQVQLVAAEIYELEQGGPAKHNSVRIVPQVGDAPEAALAIPGFSKDPHPRILGLSWDVSALVASSHMAGPENDAVRAVRAQLLLTAKVRGLMAIESGTNIVRNEDTLRNVVKRARVTGFDAMMALHPAQVPVIEELMATSEDELAVARSIVTAFELHPLAQVLTVDGLIVDRVGLDRAKQLLGDEA, from the coding sequence ATGCTGCGATCCTGGCTTCTCGTCCCGGCCGATAATGACGCCAAACTGGCCAAGGCTGCCGGCGCGGGCGCCGATGTTGTCGTCGTCGATCTCGCCAATGTACCGGAGCGGAGTAAGCAAGAGGCGCGCGATCGCGCTGTCCTTTTTCTCAACCAGCAAAGCCGGCAATTGGTCGGCAAACCGTTCGAGCGCTGGGTGCGGATCAATCCGGTCGGCAGCATGCACTGGAAAGAGGATCTCGAGGCGGTCATGGCGGTCCCGCCCAACGGGATCGTCTTGCCCCGCGCTCTTGGCCCGGATCAGGTCCAGCTGGTGGCTGCAGAGATTTACGAATTGGAGCAAGGCGGACCGGCCAAGCACAATTCGGTCCGCATTGTCCCCCAAGTGGGCGATGCCCCCGAAGCCGCGCTGGCCATCCCCGGTTTTTCGAAAGATCCCCACCCGCGCATTCTCGGTCTGAGCTGGGATGTATCTGCCTTGGTCGCGTCATCACACATGGCAGGGCCGGAAAACGATGCTGTGCGGGCCGTGCGCGCGCAATTGCTGCTAACCGCGAAGGTTCGCGGATTGATGGCGATCGAAAGCGGCACGAACATCGTCCGAAACGAAGATACCCTGCGCAACGTGGTCAAGAGGGCGCGCGTGACCGGCTTCGACGCGATGATGGCACTCCATCCCGCCCAGGTTCCCGTGATCGAAGAGCTTATGGCGACCAGCGAAGACGAATTGGCCGTAGCCCGCTCTATCGTGACCGCATTCGAACTTCATCCGCTCGCCCAAGTTCTTACGGTTGATGGCCTCATTGTCGATAGGGTCGGGCTCGATCGTGCCAAGCAATTGCTCGGCGACGAAGCCTAG
- a CDS encoding alkene reductase, with amino-acid sequence MHDNLFEPITMGALEAKNRIFMAPLTRGRAADPMFTPNELMATYYRQRAGAGMILTEATGISQEGLGWPSAPGIWSAEQAEAWKASTNAVHEEGGLIVMQLWHMGRIVHPYFLGGNPPVSASATTAPGEAHTPEGKQPYAQARAMTLDDIKRTIDDYRNAAQNAKNAGFDGVQLHGANGYLIDQFLRDSSNLRDDDYGGSAQNRTRFMREVLEVLIDVWGADRVGIRLSPNGETQGCDDSNPAETFGAAAKVIEELGLAFLELREPGPEGTFGQTDVPKQSPLIRTLYSGPLILNSDYTAAQASEDVASGKCDAVSFGRPYISNPDLERRIAAGAHFNPNKDVPKSWYFPIPEGYVDYPTLEEEREQAA; translated from the coding sequence ATGCATGACAATCTGTTTGAGCCGATCACCATGGGCGCGCTGGAAGCGAAGAACCGCATCTTCATGGCACCACTGACGCGCGGGCGTGCGGCTGACCCGATGTTCACCCCGAACGAATTGATGGCGACCTATTATCGCCAGCGGGCCGGCGCTGGCATGATCCTGACCGAAGCGACCGGAATCAGCCAAGAAGGCCTCGGCTGGCCGTCAGCTCCGGGCATCTGGAGCGCCGAGCAGGCCGAAGCATGGAAAGCCTCCACCAATGCCGTGCACGAGGAGGGTGGACTGATCGTGATGCAGCTGTGGCATATGGGCCGGATCGTCCATCCCTATTTCCTGGGCGGAAACCCACCAGTTTCAGCCAGCGCAACGACAGCGCCCGGCGAAGCACATACACCCGAAGGCAAGCAGCCTTACGCACAAGCCCGCGCCATGACCCTCGATGACATCAAGCGCACTATCGACGACTATCGCAATGCGGCGCAGAACGCGAAGAATGCCGGGTTTGACGGCGTGCAATTGCATGGTGCCAATGGCTATCTGATCGACCAGTTCCTGCGCGATTCCAGCAATCTGCGCGATGATGATTATGGCGGTAGCGCACAAAACCGCACCCGCTTCATGCGCGAAGTGCTCGAAGTGCTGATCGATGTCTGGGGCGCAGACCGGGTCGGCATCCGTTTGTCCCCGAATGGTGAAACGCAAGGGTGCGATGACAGCAATCCGGCAGAGACTTTCGGTGCTGCCGCCAAGGTCATCGAAGAGCTCGGCCTCGCTTTTCTGGAACTGCGTGAGCCGGGGCCTGAAGGCACATTCGGCCAGACAGATGTGCCCAAGCAGAGTCCGCTGATCCGCACCCTCTATTCGGGCCCGCTGATCCTGAATTCGGACTATACCGCCGCACAAGCTTCCGAAGATGTCGCTAGCGGCAAATGCGATGCGGTGAGTTTTGGCCGACCCTATATTTCCAATCCCGACCTGGAAAGGCGGATTGCGGCAGGGGCTCATTTCAATCCCAATAAGGATGTGCCCAAGAGCTGGTATTTCCCGATTCCGGAAGGATATGTCGATTACCCGACGCTGGAGGAGGAGCGGGAACAGGCAGCCTAA
- a CDS encoding EamA family transporter — protein sequence MVGATKENLAARLPHQRWLLLVALLAGNIALALGPWSVRLADSGPVSAAFWRLFLALPLLALLARGTGQKLGGIPRKTLLLVALGSVAFALDLSSWHIGIERTRLGNATLFGNAGSIILLFWGFVVARSLPRGLEWLAIVFALGGAAILMGRSLEISTGTLIGDLFCLAAGLFYAVYLLTLQDARKEIGAWSLLVWVSVFACPVLLVIAMLNGEPVWPTNWAPLVALSFLSQLVGQGLLVFSLRHFPPLVIGLALLTQPAVAALYGVVVFEEVLGGWDVFGMLLLGSALVVSRVRAPERPPAR from the coding sequence ATGGTGGGTGCAACCAAGGAAAATTTGGCGGCTCGATTGCCACACCAGCGCTGGCTGCTGCTGGTGGCATTGCTGGCTGGCAATATTGCCTTGGCGTTGGGACCATGGAGCGTACGTCTGGCCGATAGCGGGCCGGTCAGCGCAGCATTTTGGCGCCTGTTTCTGGCGCTGCCGCTCCTGGCCTTGTTGGCGCGTGGGACCGGGCAGAAGTTGGGCGGTATTCCACGCAAGACTCTGCTGTTGGTTGCCCTCGGTTCAGTTGCGTTCGCGCTGGATCTGTCGAGCTGGCATATCGGCATCGAGCGGACCCGGCTCGGCAATGCCACGCTGTTCGGGAATGCAGGCAGCATCATCCTGTTGTTTTGGGGATTTGTGGTTGCCCGCTCGCTTCCGCGCGGGCTGGAATGGCTGGCGATAGTCTTCGCGCTGGGCGGAGCAGCAATCCTGATGGGGCGGAGCCTCGAGATCAGCACCGGGACACTGATTGGCGACCTGTTTTGCCTTGCCGCAGGCCTGTTCTACGCGGTCTATTTGCTCACCCTGCAAGACGCGCGCAAAGAAATTGGCGCCTGGAGCCTGCTGGTCTGGGTGAGCGTGTTCGCTTGCCCGGTTTTGCTCGTGATCGCGATGCTGAATGGAGAGCCGGTCTGGCCGACCAATTGGGCGCCGTTGGTGGCACTGTCATTCCTCAGCCAGTTGGTCGGGCAGGGGTTGCTGGTATTCTCGTTGCGCCATTTCCCGCCGCTCGTGATCGGCTTGGCCTTGCTGACTCAGCCCGCAGTCGCCGCGCTCTATGGCGTTGTCGTATTCGAGGAAGTTCTGGGCGGCTGGGACGTCTTCGGTATGCTTCTGCTGGGCAGCGCATTGGTGGTCTCGCGGGTGCGGGCACCCGAACGCCCTCCTGCGCGCTAG
- a CDS encoding DUF2254 domain-containing protein — MLGHLKAAWHSVNASYWFYPALFALFAVCLASLTIYLDRTGWAEWIGEVEWLQPARPEGASNMLTVIAGSMIGVASTVFSITIAAVAYASGNYGPRLLTNFMEDRGNQFSLATFIGTFVFALTVLRVVRTGEEQSMLTVGEASNMPGFVPQLSLLTAYILMAISIAVLVFFLNHIPASIRINSVLEGIGGRLINDIKRLFPNDASTEVEMKAPRGRAVTAKDVGYIQRIDFAELERIAQAAEGHLKLGVRTGDFVHPDVPLAYWSPDDDLDDLRDGKIRACFTQGGMRTPTQDLHFLIDELVEIGLRALSPGINDPFTAITAMHWLGAATAELARRDLVRTFNEAESASEDRLILLDDDFDHFVARGFGAMRSALATSPTAARVAFDCIANAATTLDDEARLRTLTVEAEQLARQARECLSGPDLEMVEARYQKFCMIIAR; from the coding sequence ATGTTGGGGCATCTGAAAGCAGCTTGGCATTCGGTCAACGCAAGCTACTGGTTCTACCCGGCGCTTTTCGCGCTGTTTGCGGTGTGTCTTGCCTCTCTCACTATCTACCTGGACAGAACCGGGTGGGCTGAGTGGATAGGCGAGGTTGAATGGCTCCAGCCTGCCCGCCCCGAGGGTGCTTCGAACATGCTGACCGTCATCGCCGGCTCGATGATCGGCGTGGCATCAACAGTTTTCTCGATCACGATTGCAGCTGTGGCTTATGCCAGCGGCAATTATGGCCCCCGCCTGCTGACCAATTTCATGGAAGACCGGGGCAACCAGTTCAGTCTGGCGACCTTTATCGGCACCTTTGTTTTCGCGCTCACCGTTTTGCGCGTGGTCCGCACTGGCGAGGAACAGTCGATGCTGACCGTAGGTGAAGCGAGCAACATGCCCGGGTTTGTGCCGCAATTGTCGCTCCTGACTGCCTATATCCTGATGGCTATTTCGATCGCAGTGCTGGTGTTCTTTCTCAATCACATCCCGGCCTCGATCCGGATCAATTCCGTTCTGGAAGGAATTGGCGGACGGCTGATCAACGATATCAAACGGTTGTTTCCCAACGATGCCAGCACCGAAGTAGAAATGAAGGCCCCGCGGGGGCGGGCAGTGACCGCAAAGGATGTGGGATATATCCAGCGGATTGATTTTGCCGAGCTCGAACGGATTGCCCAAGCGGCAGAGGGCCATCTGAAACTGGGCGTGCGGACCGGAGATTTTGTTCATCCCGACGTCCCGCTCGCCTATTGGTCGCCTGATGATGATCTGGACGATCTGCGCGATGGCAAGATCCGCGCGTGCTTCACGCAGGGCGGCATGCGAACTCCGACCCAGGATTTGCACTTCCTGATCGACGAGCTTGTCGAGATAGGTTTGCGCGCACTCAGTCCGGGCATCAATGATCCGTTCACGGCCATTACAGCGATGCATTGGCTGGGCGCAGCCACGGCAGAATTGGCGAGGCGCGACTTGGTGCGGACTTTCAACGAGGCGGAATCGGCAAGCGAGGATCGCCTGATCCTGCTCGACGACGATTTCGACCATTTTGTCGCCCGTGGCTTCGGCGCCATGCGCTCTGCCCTGGCCACCAGCCCGACAGCAGCACGCGTTGCATTCGATTGCATTGCAAATGCTGCGACGACTCTTGATGACGAAGCAAGATTGCGAACACTGACGGTAGAGGCCGAACAATTGGCGCGGCAGGCGCGCGAATGTTTATCGGGCCCCGATCTGGAAATGGTCGAAGCGCGTTATCAGAAATTTTGCATGATTATCGCGCGCTAG
- the nadA gene encoding quinolinate synthase NadA, protein MTAETKLPTGEDLLSEIKRLREEKNAIILAHYYQTPDIQDLADFVGDSLQLSQMAAETDADVIAFCGVKFMAETAKILSPEKVVVLPDMDAGCSLEDSCPPEKFKAFREAHPDHIALTYINCSTEVKALSDVIVTSSSAETILQQIPADQKIIFGPDRHLGGYLSRKFDREMLLWPGVCIVHEAFSETELLKLKEQYPHAPIAAHPECPPTIVDHADYVGSTSGILKFAQEFEGDTLIVATEPHIMHQMEKAIPEKTFIGAPGADGNCSCNICPYMALNTMEKLYTCLRDLEPRIEIEESLRLEAKKSLDKMLEMASGTVGQGDLGKV, encoded by the coding sequence ATGACTGCCGAAACCAAACTGCCGACCGGCGAAGACCTGCTCAGCGAGATCAAGCGTCTGCGCGAAGAGAAGAACGCGATTATCCTGGCGCATTACTACCAGACGCCGGACATTCAGGACCTGGCCGATTTCGTTGGGGATTCGCTCCAGCTAAGCCAGATGGCTGCCGAAACCGATGCGGACGTGATCGCCTTTTGCGGTGTGAAATTCATGGCTGAAACGGCCAAGATCCTTTCGCCTGAAAAGGTTGTGGTGCTGCCTGACATGGATGCCGGCTGCAGCCTCGAAGACAGCTGCCCGCCAGAGAAGTTCAAGGCGTTCCGCGAGGCGCATCCCGACCACATCGCGTTGACCTACATCAATTGCTCGACCGAGGTGAAGGCGCTGAGCGACGTTATCGTCACCAGCTCCAGCGCAGAAACGATTCTGCAACAGATCCCCGCCGACCAGAAAATCATCTTTGGGCCGGACCGGCATCTTGGCGGCTATCTCAGCCGGAAGTTCGACCGTGAAATGCTGCTGTGGCCGGGCGTGTGCATTGTCCACGAGGCCTTCAGCGAGACCGAGCTGCTCAAACTGAAAGAGCAGTACCCCCATGCGCCGATCGCTGCGCACCCTGAATGCCCGCCTACCATCGTGGATCATGCCGATTATGTCGGCAGCACCAGCGGCATCCTGAAATTCGCGCAAGAGTTCGAAGGTGATACGCTGATCGTGGCAACCGAGCCGCACATCATGCACCAGATGGAAAAAGCCATTCCGGAGAAGACCTTCATCGGTGCGCCGGGTGCCGACGGCAATTGCAGCTGCAATATCTGCCCCTACATGGCGCTCAACACGATGGAAAAGCTCTATACCTGCCTGCGCGATCTGGAACCGCGCATCGAGATTGAAGAGAGCCTGCGCCTCGAAGCCAAAAAGAGCCTCGACAAGATGCTCGAAATGGCGAGCGGCACTGTCGGCCAGGGTGATTTGGGCAAGGTCTGA